CTCGGCGTCCTTCAGCTTGCCGAGCATGGCGGAGACCTTCTCCGGAAGCTCCTCCGGACGGCCCTTGACCAGCTCCTGGAGCTGGGCGACGACGGTGTGTTCACGGGCGAGGAAGTTGTACGCGTCGACACCGACGAGCGCCTCGATACGGCGGACCCCGGAGCCGATGGACGACTCGCCGAGCAGCTTCACCAGGCCCAGCTGGGCGGTGTTGTGCACGTGGGTACCGCCGCACAGCTCCTTGGAGAAGTCGCCGATGGTCACGACACGGACCCGCTCGCCGTACTTCTCGCCGAACTCGGCGATGGCACCCTGCTTCTTGGCCTCGTCGATGCCCATGACGTCGGCGCGGACGTCGAGTTCGCGGGCGAGCACCTCGTTGATCTTCTGCTCGACGTCGGTCATCACGGCCGTCGGAACGGCGGACGGGGAACCGAAGTCGAAGCGGAAGCGGCCGGGCTGGTTCTCGGAACCGGCCTGGGCGGCCGTCGGGCCGAGCGCGTCACGCAGGGCCTGGTGGGTGAGGTGGGTGGCCGAGTGGGCGCGGGCGATGGCCGTACGGCGGCGGCTGTCGATCGAGGCGTGGGCCTTGGCCCCGACGGTCACCTCACCGAACTGCACGACGCCCTTGTGGACATAGACGCCGGGAACCGGCTTCTGGCAGTCGCGGATCTCGATGACGGCACCGGAGTCGACCTTGATCTTGCCGGTGTCGCCGATCTGGCCGCCGCCCTCGGCGTAGAACGGGGTGCGGTCCAGGACGATCTCGACCTCGTCGCCCTCGGTGGCGGCCGGGGAGGAGGCGCCGTCGACGAGGATGCCGACGATGGTGGACTCGCCCTCGGTGTCGCTGTAGCCGATGAAGTCGGTCTCACCGACCTTGTCCGCGATCTCGCGGTAGGCGCCCGCGCCGGCGTGACCGGTCTTCTTGGCCTGGGCGTCGGCCTTGGCGCGCTCCCGCTGCTCCTTCATCAGGCGGCGGAAGCCCTCCTCGTCCACGGACAGGCCCTGCTCGGCGGCCATCTCCAGGGTGAGGTCGATCGGGAAGCCCCAGGTGTCGTGGAGCAGGAACGCCTTGTCGCCGGCGAGGACCGTGCCACCGGACTGCTTGGTCTCGGTGACGGCGGTGTCGAGGATGTTGGTGCCGGCCTTCAGCGTCTTGAGGAAGGCGTTCTCCTCGGCGACGGCGACCTTTTCGATCCGCTCGCGGTCGGTGACGAGCTCGGGGTACTGCTGGCCCATCATGGCGATCACGGTGTCGATCAGGTCGAGCACGACCGGGCCGGTGGCACCGAGCAGGCGCATGTTGCGGATGGCACGGCGCATGATGCGGCGCAGGACGTAACCGCGGCCCTCGTTGCCGGGGGTGACACCGTCACCGATGAGCATCACGGACGTGCGCATGTGGTCGGTGACCACGCGCAGCGAGACGTCCGAGTCGTGGGCGTCGCCGTAGGCCACGCCGGTCAGCTCGGTGGCCTTCTTGATGACGGCCATGGAGGTGTCGATCTCGTACATGTTCTGCACGCCCTGCAGAATCATCGCGAGGCGCTCAAGTCCGAGGCCGGTGTCGATGTTCTTGCTGGGGAGCTCGCCGAGGATCTCGAAGTTGTCCTTGCCGATGCCCTCGCCGCGCTCGTACTGCATGAAGACGAGGTTCCAGATCTCCACGTACCGCTCGTCGTTGACGGCGGGGCCGCCCTCGACGCCGAACTCGGGGCCGCGGTCGTAGTTGATCTCGGAACAGGGGCCACAGGGTCCGGGGACGCCCATGGACCAGTAGTTGTCCTTCATACCGAGGCGCTGGATGCGCTCCTTGGGCACGCCGATGATCTCGTGCCAGATACGCTCGGCCTCGTCGTCGTCCTTGTAGACGGTGATCCAGAGCTTCTCCGGCTCCAGGCCGTAACCACCCTTGTCCTGGGGGCTGGTGAGCAGCTCCCAGGCGTACTTGATGGCGCCTTCCTTGAAGTAGTCGCCGAAGGAGAAGTTGCCGCACATCTGGAAGAAGGTGCCGTGCCGGGTGGTCTTGCCGACCTCTTCGATGTCGGGCGTGCGCACGCACTTCTGCACGCTGGTGGCGCGCGACCACGGGGGCTTGACCTCACCGAGGAAGTACGGCTTGAAGGGCACCATGCCGGCGGGGACCAGGAGCAGAGTCGGGTCGTCCGCGATGAGCGACGCCGAAGGGACGACGGTGTGCCCGCGCTCCTCGTAGAAGCTCAGCCAGCGGCGGCGAATCTCGGCCGACTCCATCAGTGGTCCTCATTCCGGTTGTACGAATGCGTTGTGTACGTCGAGTTCTCGATGGCGGCGATGCGCCTGGGTGCGGGGAGTTCGGGGCTGTCGTGGATACCGAGGGCATCCGTCAACTCGGCCTCCCGCTGGGCCATGTTGTCCCGGACGTCGAGCGCGAAGCCGACGGCGCGGTCCTTGAGACGGGCACCCGTCTCGATCGCTTTGTTGGCCGCGGTCACGGCGAGGTTCTCGGGGGTCAGCTGCTTCAGCTTGCGATTCACCTTGGTGGTGGCCCAGACACCCGCGGCCACGCCCGTGGAGAACCAGAAAGTACGGCGGAACATCTCTTGAGCCTCAGTCCTTCTTCCCGCGGCCCCGGGAAACCGCCCGGCCCACGATCACGGTACGCCGGGGCGTCTTTGCGGGCACGTCGTCCTTGCGGCCGCTGATCGCGCGGCGCACGCCGTAGCCGAAGGCCGCGACCTTGACCAGGGGGCCGCCGAAGGTGGAGGCGACGGTGGTGGACAGCGCGGAGGCGTTCGACGTGACCTCCTGGACGTCCGAGGCGATCGCGTCGACCCGCTCGATCTGGGTCTGCGCGGAACGCACCGCGGTGGAGGCATCGGCCAGCAGCGGGACGGCCTGGTCGGTCACGTCCGCCACGAGCTTGGTGGTCGCCTTGAGCGTCTGGGCCAGCCTCGCCAGCGCGACGGCGAGGAAGGAGACCAGGATCGCCCAGAAGACGGCCACCAGGATCCCGGCAACCTCTCCACCGGACACTGTGTGCACCCGCTCCCTGAAACGTGCTGTCTATGAAAAAAGTCTCCGCCGAGCCTATCGCGCCGGGGACGGCGCTCCGCACCGGACAACCCCTCACCCGCACGCGGGCCGCCCACGGCGGTCGTACGGAGCGAACACACTTCAGTACGCTCCGTGTTACCGGTCGGCGCGCGGAACTTCCGGGGCCGGCACGGGCGCTCGCCACCTCACGGCTGGTGACAGGCCGCGGAGCTATCGGCAAGTCCCGGCTCGCGGCGCGGGCTGCGAGCGGGCGGTGCGCGCCGGCCGACGGGGGGTGGCGCGGACCCGCACGCGGCTGCCGCGCGAGAGGCTCCTCGTGCACCCGCGCACGCCTTCCACGACCTGCTCGGCTCGGTCCTGTCCATCGCGTTGCTCGCTCTGGTCACCGTGACCGTGGGCGATCCGGCCGAGGCCGCCGTGCTGCAGCCACGCAGAACGGCCTTGCCGGCCTGCCCCTGTTCGGTTCGGCCTACTACAACGCCCCGCACGAGCTGTGCGAGGCGACGGCCCGGAGCTGGGCGCTGGGCGGGACGCCGCGGTGTCCCGGGCGCCCGGGCCGCGCCCGCCCGATCGAGGGACTGCCGGCGCCGCGGGGTTCCGTGCGGCTCGCGCGAGTGACCCTCGACATGCGGCAACCCGCCGCCTCGCCCACCCGGAAGGGCGGGGAGACGGCGGGCTGAAGTGGTGCGGGTGCTACGGCCTGCCGGTGATCAGCGGGCGTAGTACTCGACGACGAGCTGCTCGTCGCAGATCACCGGGATCTCCTTGCGGTTCGGCTCGCGGTCCAGGCGGAAGGCCAGGGCGCGGAGGTTCACCTGGAGGTAGCGCGGGGTCTCGCCGTCGGGGGCGAAGCCGCCCTCACGGGCGATCGAGAAGAGGGTCTTCTCGCGGCTGCGCTCGCGGACCATCACGACATCGTCGGGGCGGACGCGGAAGGACGGCTTGTCGACCTTCTGACCGTTGACCTCGATGTGGCCGTGGACGACCATCTGGCGGGCCTGGTAGATCGTGCGGGCGATGCCCGAACGCAGGACCAGCGCGTCGAGACGGCGCTCGAGCTCGATGACCAGGGCCTCACCGGTCTTGCCCTGGGTCTTGGCGGCACGCTCGTAGGCGCGGACGAGCTGACGCTCGGACACGTCGTACTGCGCGCGCAGACGCTGCTTCTCGAGCAGACGGACCTTGTAGTCCGAGTTCTGCTTGCGGCCACGGCCGTGCTCACCCGGGGGGTAGGGACGGGCCTCGAAGTACTTGACGGCCTTCGGGGTCAGCGCGATGCCGAGGGCACGCGACTTCTTGACCTTGGGGCGGGGCTGGTTCGCCACAATCTCTCATCTCTTGGTGTTCGGCTCGTCAGAGTTATGGGAGGTCGCATCCGCAGCCGGGGAAACCCGCCGGGTCCTCGAGGAACCTGGTGGGCAGCCGCTCCCCTGGTCTGGGCACATATGTGCAGCACGCGAGTGGCCCACCTACCGCTGGCGGTGGTGGGCTGCCCGCGACACCATTCGAACGGTGCGCGACGCTCCTGGAACCCCACTGGGGGGTTCCGGCTGACCGTCCCGTTCTGACTGCACGGGACACAGCGCTTCGAGGATTCTACAGGGTGCTCAGGACCGCTTGCGACCGAGGTGTTTGCGGGTCCACTCCACGGCGTCCGCGTACCGGGCCTCGGCGCCGTGC
This portion of the Streptomyces canus genome encodes:
- the alaS gene encoding alanine--tRNA ligase codes for the protein MESAEIRRRWLSFYEERGHTVVPSASLIADDPTLLLVPAGMVPFKPYFLGEVKPPWSRATSVQKCVRTPDIEEVGKTTRHGTFFQMCGNFSFGDYFKEGAIKYAWELLTSPQDKGGYGLEPEKLWITVYKDDDEAERIWHEIIGVPKERIQRLGMKDNYWSMGVPGPCGPCSEINYDRGPEFGVEGGPAVNDERYVEIWNLVFMQYERGEGIGKDNFEILGELPSKNIDTGLGLERLAMILQGVQNMYEIDTSMAVIKKATELTGVAYGDAHDSDVSLRVVTDHMRTSVMLIGDGVTPGNEGRGYVLRRIMRRAIRNMRLLGATGPVVLDLIDTVIAMMGQQYPELVTDRERIEKVAVAEENAFLKTLKAGTNILDTAVTETKQSGGTVLAGDKAFLLHDTWGFPIDLTLEMAAEQGLSVDEEGFRRLMKEQRERAKADAQAKKTGHAGAGAYREIADKVGETDFIGYSDTEGESTIVGILVDGASSPAATEGDEVEIVLDRTPFYAEGGGQIGDTGKIKVDSGAVIEIRDCQKPVPGVYVHKGVVQFGEVTVGAKAHASIDSRRRTAIARAHSATHLTHQALRDALGPTAAQAGSENQPGRFRFDFGSPSAVPTAVMTDVEQKINEVLARELDVRADVMGIDEAKKQGAIAEFGEKYGERVRVVTIGDFSKELCGGTHVHNTAQLGLVKLLGESSIGSGVRRIEALVGVDAYNFLAREHTVVAQLQELVKGRPEELPEKVSAMLGKLKDAEKEIEKFRAEKVLQAAAGLAESAKDVRGIAVVTGQVPDGTTPDDLRKLVLDVRGRIQGGRAAVVALFTVNNGKPLTVIATNEAARGRGLKAGDLVRAAAKTLGGGGGGKPDVAQGGGQNPAAIGEAVDAVERMVGETAK
- a CDS encoding DUF948 domain-containing protein, whose product is MSGGEVAGILVAVFWAILVSFLAVALARLAQTLKATTKLVADVTDQAVPLLADASTAVRSAQTQIERVDAIASDVQEVTSNASALSTTVASTFGGPLVKVAAFGYGVRRAISGRKDDVPAKTPRRTVIVGRAVSRGRGKKD
- the rpsD gene encoding 30S ribosomal protein S4, translating into MANQPRPKVKKSRALGIALTPKAVKYFEARPYPPGEHGRGRKQNSDYKVRLLEKQRLRAQYDVSERQLVRAYERAAKTQGKTGEALVIELERRLDALVLRSGIARTIYQARQMVVHGHIEVNGQKVDKPSFRVRPDDVVMVRERSREKTLFSIAREGGFAPDGETPRYLQVNLRALAFRLDREPNRKEIPVICDEQLVVEYYAR